The sequence GAACCAAGACGATGCGAGACCGCCCAGACGTCCTTGACCTCGTTGGGACGGACATAGACGGACGGAGTCGCGATGGTCTTGGCCAGCAGGAGTCCGTTGCGATCGAATATTTCACCGCGCTTTCCGGAAACGGTCTCCGAGGCCCAGTACTGACGGTTGGCCATCTTGGCGTACTCGGGCCCCTTGACCACCTGCACGAAGTAGGCCCGGGCCCAGAGCCCCAGAAGCGCCAAGGCGAAAAGAACCCCGGCAAAGAGTATCTTGCCGCGGCTTCTGTCCTTTGATGGCTTGCTTCCGGTTTTCGTCACTATTGAGCCCTACCCCGCCTATTGCTGCATGGTGCGTATCTGGTCCCGCCTGGGAGGCTGCAAACCCGCCTTTTGCGCCCGGTCGCGCAGCGTCGCCGGAGCGAGCAGATAATGCAGTTCCACCTGTAATTTTGAATGCTGGTCCTGCTTTTCCTGCAGTTCGCGTTCGAGTACTTTCAATTCATAAGCCAGATCGACCCGTTCGATATTGACCCATACCAAAGCCAATCCGAGAATAATGGTCACCAAAAACATGACTCCGATGGTCATATACCCCTGGCCGGTCTCGCTCACCGCGTCTCTCCGTCGACTCGCTCCGCCACGCGCAGCTTGGCGCTGCGACTACGGCTGTTGGCCCGCATCTCGTCCTCGGTGGGGATAAGGGGCTTGCGAAAGGGAAGCCTGAGCTTTTGCGTATGTCCGCACTGACACACGGGGTACTCCCGCGGACACAGGCAAGCGGAACTTTCCTTGCGAAAAGCCCTCTTCACAATGCGGTCTTCCAAAGAGTGGAAGGAAATGACGCAGATACGCGCTCCAGGCCGCAAATGATCAACAATCCGCTCCAGAAAAAATTCAACTTCCCGCAACTCCTGATTCACTTCCAGCCGCAGGGCCTGAAAGGTCTTGGTCGCGGGATGATTGCGCGACAATGCGCGCCGCTTGGCCGGATACGCCGCAGCCACGATGCGGGCCAACTCAAGGGTGGAGTCGATCCGGGCAGTTTCCCTGATCTTGACGATGGCGCCTGCGATGCGCCCGGCCATGGGCTCTTCGCCGTAGTCCCACAGCAGTTGACGCAGCCGCTCGAAAGAGGCTCCGTTGACGATGACCGATGCGGGTTCACCGCCTGACCCAGGGTCCATGCGCATGTCAAGAGGGCCGTCCTGCAAAAAGGAAAAGCCCCGCTCAGGGCTGTCCAGTTGCAGGGAAGACACGCCCAGATCGGCGATCACGCCGTCGAGCTTGTCCCAGCCCACTTCCCGAAGGGCCCGGGAAAAATGCTGAAACGAGGTATGGGCCAGCTGCACGTTCTCGCCGTACTGCGCCAGCCGCTCCCCAGCCTTGGCCAAGGCCTGTTCGTCCCGGTCCAGCCCCAAAAGCCGGGCCTGCCCATTGGTAAGCTCCATCAACCGGGCAGCATGTCCGCCCAGCCCAAGGGTCGCGTCCATGTAGAATCCGCCGGGACGCGGCGCGATCCAATGCATGACCTCTTCGAGCATGACCGGAATGTGATCGGAATATGCGTCCATGGCCCCTCCGATCAGAACCGCAGTTCAAATCCTTTTTCGGCCAGATCATCCATGACCTGGTCGACATTCTCCTGCAGGGCGTTGCGTCCTGCCTCAAAACGCTCCTGATCCCAAATCTCGAATTTCCGTCCCACCCCGGCCAGGACGATGTCTTTCTGCAGACCCGCGTAATTGCGCAGATGCGGTGGAATAAGAATCCGCCCCTGCTTGTCGAGGGTCACCTCGGCGGCGCCGGAGATAAAAAAGCGGTGGAAATCCCGGACCTTGCGATCGGCCATATTCAACTTTGAAAAACTCTGTTCAATGATTTCCCATTCTGGCAGTGGGTAGGCGGCGACACAATCATCGAAATTGGTCAGCACAAGCTTGCCGTCCGGAGAATTGGCGAACACCTCGTCGCGAAATTCCGGGGGCAGCATGAGCCGTCCCTTGGGATCTTGCGTACGTTGTGAATGCCCTCTGAACATGTTGTCTCCTCAGTC is a genomic window of Desulfomicrobium baculatum DSM 4028 containing:
- the rsmH gene encoding 16S rRNA (cytosine(1402)-N(4))-methyltransferase RsmH; translation: MDAYSDHIPVMLEEVMHWIAPRPGGFYMDATLGLGGHAARLMELTNGQARLLGLDRDEQALAKAGERLAQYGENVQLAHTSFQHFSRALREVGWDKLDGVIADLGVSSLQLDSPERGFSFLQDGPLDMRMDPGSGGEPASVIVNGASFERLRQLLWDYGEEPMAGRIAGAIVKIRETARIDSTLELARIVAAAYPAKRRALSRNHPATKTFQALRLEVNQELREVEFFLERIVDHLRPGARICVISFHSLEDRIVKRAFRKESSACLCPREYPVCQCGHTQKLRLPFRKPLIPTEDEMRANSRSRSAKLRVAERVDGETR
- the mraZ gene encoding division/cell wall cluster transcriptional repressor MraZ translates to MFRGHSQRTQDPKGRLMLPPEFRDEVFANSPDGKLVLTNFDDCVAAYPLPEWEIIEQSFSKLNMADRKVRDFHRFFISGAAEVTLDKQGRILIPPHLRNYAGLQKDIVLAGVGRKFEIWDQERFEAGRNALQENVDQVMDDLAEKGFELRF